A stretch of the Thermococcus sp. genome encodes the following:
- the truA gene encoding tRNA pseudouridine(38-40) synthase TruA, with translation MKLALRVAYDGTAFYGFQRQPDVRTVEGELLEVLTKLGIIEDAESSGFKGASRTDKGVSALFNVVSFIPRERPGLARPEVLNHHLRDIWVLGVAKVPDDFHPRFWAKSKIYRYYLVDEGFDSGRMEECARLFVGEHNFSAFARLEPEKNPVRRVKRFEIEERRGYYIIEIEGKGFLWEMARRMVNAMRFCGLGLMESTEIEGMLKGQYTKKVPPAPPEGLVLWRIDYPEVSFKTDERGLQKAKRDIFGSYSRALTRAALFGDVLLEL, from the coding sequence ATGAAGCTCGCTCTAAGAGTAGCCTACGATGGAACCGCATTCTACGGCTTCCAGAGACAGCCTGACGTAAGGACTGTTGAGGGTGAACTGCTGGAGGTTCTCACCAAGCTGGGTATCATCGAAGACGCGGAAAGTTCGGGCTTTAAAGGTGCCTCACGGACAGACAAAGGCGTTTCGGCCCTCTTCAACGTCGTCTCTTTCATCCCCAGAGAGAGGCCCGGCCTTGCCCGCCCCGAAGTTCTCAACCATCACCTGCGTGACATATGGGTTCTCGGGGTTGCAAAGGTTCCGGATGATTTTCACCCGCGCTTCTGGGCAAAGTCGAAGATCTACCGGTACTACCTCGTGGACGAGGGCTTTGACAGCGGGAGGATGGAGGAATGCGCACGGCTCTTCGTGGGGGAGCACAACTTCTCGGCCTTTGCGAGGCTCGAACCAGAGAAGAACCCCGTCAGAAGGGTAAAGCGGTTTGAGATTGAGGAAAGACGGGGTTATTACATTATCGAAATCGAGGGGAAGGGCTTCCTCTGGGAGATGGCGCGCAGAATGGTGAACGCGATGAGGTTCTGCGGGCTCGGCCTTATGGAATCCACTGAAATCGAGGGAATGCTCAAGGGGCAATACACTAAAAAAGTCCCGCCAGCTCCACCGGAGGGCCTTGTACTGTGGCGCATTGATTATCCAGAGGTGTCCTTCAAAACCGACGAGAGAGGCCTTCAGAAAGCCAAACGTGATATCTTTGGGAGCTACTCAAGAGCGCTTACGAGGGCGGCCCTTTTTGGGGACGTTCTCCTCGAGCTTTAA